The Streptomyces sp. A2-16 sequence GGGACGTGCGGGCCGCGGTCAGCCTCTTCCACGCCTCCCGGGTGGTGTCGACCCAGCTGGAGATCCCGCTGGAGACGGTCCTGGAGGTCGTACGCAATCTGTCGCCGGACAGCCGGTTCGTGCTGAACCCGTCGCCGCCGCAGCCGTTGCCCACCGAGATCCTCGCGGCCTGCGATCCACTGATCGTCAACGAGCACGAGGCGAAGGTGATCCTCGGGGACGCGTGCGTGAGCGACGTGCCGGAGGACTGGGCGCGGCTGCTGCTCGCGAAGGGGCCGCGGTCGGTGGTGGTGACGCTGGGCGCCGAGGGGTCGCTGGTGGCGTCCTCGGCGGGGGTGACCCGGGTGGCCTCGGTGAAGGTGGACGCCGTGGACACGACGGGTGCCGGTGACGCCTTCACGGCGGCGCTGGCGTTCCGGCTGGGGGCCGGTGCCCAACTGGCGGAGGCGGCCGCGTACGCGTCCCGGGTCGGGGCGGTCGCGGTGACCCGCAAGGGTGCGCAGGACTCCTTCCCGACGTCGGAGGAGGTCGAGGCCCTGTGAAGAAGGCCGGAATACTGAACCGCCATCTCTCCGGCGCGCTCGCCGAGCTGGGCCACGGGGACGGGGTGCTGGTGTGCGACGCCGGGATGCCGATCCCGGACGGGCCGCGCGTGGTCGACCTGGCCTTCCGGGCCGGGGTGCCGTCCTTCGCGGAGGTCCTCGACGGGCTGCTCGCCGAGCTGGTCGTGGAGGGGGGCACGGCGGCGGAGGAGGTCCGCGACGCCAACCCCGCGACCGCGGAGCTGCTGGACGCCCGGCTGCCCGAACTGCACCTCGTCTCCCACGACAAGCTCAAGGAGCTGTCGGCGGGCGCCCGGCTGATCGTGCGCACGGGCGAGGCACGGCCGTACGCGAATGTGCTGCTCAGGTGCGGGGTGTTCTTCTGAGGTCGGAGCCTCAAGGTGTCTGAGGTCGGAGCCTCAAGGTGTCGGGAAGGCGAGTCGCAGGCCGTACGCCTGCTCGGCGCGCCGCAGTGCCGGTACCAGGGCGGCGCGCAATGACCGGATCTCCTCGGCGTGTTCCCTGAGGAACCGCTCACGCGCTTCCCGCCGGACCGGTTCGCGTGCGGCCTCGACCGGGCCCATGCAGGTGGCGTAGGCGCTGCCGAGCGCGCTGTCCACGCGCGCGTAGTCGGCCGCGGGAGCGTTCATCAGGCGGGAGTCGACGAGGGCGAAGAAGGCGTTCTCGTCGCGGACCCGGTAGCCCCGCTCCGCGAGACAGCCGGGCAGGTCGTCCAGGGCGCGAGTCGCCTTCGGGGCGCGGCGCGCGGCGGAGAGTTCACCGAACCACGCCCGCTGCAAGGGCAGGTAGACCTTCCGCACCGCCTGCGCGGCGGCCTCCCCCTCGGCACGGCAGCGGCGGGTCTGCGCGGCGCTGCCCGACCGGGCCGGAGCGGTGCCGGTGGCCGACGTGGGCGCGGGTGCGGGCGGGGGCACTTCGGTGCCGTGTCCGAACCCGTGGCGGCCGAGGAAGTCGAGGTCGGGAAGTTCGGCGTACGAGATGAACGCGAGGGGGGCCTCCTCGGGCAGCCGGATGCCCTCGGTCCGTGCGCAGTCGGCGGCGGCGGTGCGCGCCACCTGCTGTCCGAGGACGTCCAGGCCCTGGGTCCAGCGGCTCTCGGCACCGGTCACCGGGAGCACCATGCGCACCGGGTCCTTCGGCAGGGCGTGGGTGACCCGCGCGGGGGCCGCGGCCGTCGTCGGCGCGGACGGCGCGCTCGGCCCGTGCCCGGACGAGCCGGCCGCCGTGCCGCACGCGGCGGTGATCAAGACGGTGGCCGCGACGGCCGCGGTGCGGGCGAGGCTGGTCCGGTTCACGTCCGTCCTTCCGCCGGCCGGGGTGCCGCGAGGACGCGGCACCCCGGGACCGGGAGTCGGGGTCAGTGGGTGATGGTGACGCTGTCGCCGCCCTCGAGGAGGCTGGCCACGCTGAACGGCGTGTTGTCGTTGACGTCGGTGCACAGCCAGTACGTGGAGTCGTTGATGCTGTGGCTGCCGTCGTAGGCCTGCACGTAGCGCTTGGCGCAGGTGAACCAGGTGCCGTCGGAGCGGCGCAGACGGCCCGCGTAGTAGTCGTAGGTGCGGGACGTGCTGTTGAACGAGTAGGTCAGGTTGAGGTCGCCGCAGGTGCTGGTGGCGGACTTGTTGCGGACGGTGCCCTGGCTCTCGTACTCGCCGGTGGTCAGCGACGAGGCCGTGCAGGCCTGCGGGGCCGCGGACGCGGCGGGGGCGAGCACCAGGCCGGTCGCGGCGGAGACGAACACGAGTGCTCCCGCGACGACGGCCCGGTGGCTGCGTTCTCTGTTCGGCATGTCTGGATCCCCTGTTCCGGTGGGTGGTGGTGCCGCCGGAAACAGTCGCAGCGCGGGCCCCGTTCGAACCACGACCTTCGAACAGTCTCGAAAGTCGCAGGCGGAGCAGCGGAGTTCGTCGCTCCGTCGCGGTGGGTGCGACTGCCGGGGTCGATGAGCCGGACGATGCCTGTGGTGCCGGGCACCGTTGACTAAAAGTCGCTCGGCACCGCCGCCCCGGCGCGCTCGGCCGGGGAGGGGCGGCGCAGCATCGCCGCACCGAGCGGGGTGAGGGTGTGCAGAACGGTGTTCTGGAGGCGCCGGCTCGTGCTCAGGCCGGCGTCGCGCAGCACTGTGGTGTGATGGGCGGCCGTGGCCGGGGACACCCCCAGGAAGCGGGCCAGTTCCGAGGTGGTCATGCCGAGGGCCACCGCCCGCAGCGCGGCGGCCCTGGTTCTGCCCAGCAGTGCGGAGAGAGCGGCCTCGGGCATGGCGGGGGCGGGTGGTCGGGCGCCGTGCACGGGATAGACCAGCACCGGGCGGAGGGTGTCGTCGGCCAGGGCCATCGGCAGCTGCCAGCAGAAGTAGGAGGGGATGAAGCGCAGTCCGCGTCCTTCGAGATACAGGTCACGGTCCTCGACGTAGTCGACGTGCAGCACGGGCGGCCGCCAGCTCATGGCGGGTGAGAGCCTGGCGAGCAGTCCGCCGACGCCCACGTCCAGGGTGGAGCGGGCGAGGATGACACGCTCACCGGCAAGCGCCTCGCACATGCGGTCGTGATGGGGGGCGACGACGGCGTCGTGGTACGCCCGCAGCAGGCGCACCAGTTCGTCCCGGCAGGTGCGTTCCGCGAGTCTGGGTGCCCAGTCGGGGGCGCCGCTGATCCGCTCCAGCAGGTCCATCTCGTGGGCGACGCGGTCGGGCGGGGTGTCGAGGATCGCCGCCAGCCCGCGCTCCAGTCCGTCGGCGGACTCCTCCGGGGTGAGGAAGTCGGGCAGATAACGGGCCCTGGGCAGCACCGGGATGAGCAGTCGGCTCACGGCGGTGCCCAGCCGGGTGCCGGAGAGCGTGGCGCGGGTGCTGCGGTGCCAGTCGGCGAAGGCCCAGCGGCCCTGCGAGGTCTGGAGCCGCTGGAGACTGAAGGTGATCTCCCACAGCGGGTCGGGAGTGCTCGCCACCCGGATGCGGGTCAGGTCATCGGGGGTGAAGTGGATGCGCAGCACGGAACGGTCCCCCAGGATCGTCGGAAGTCGTGCTCGGCAGGGAGCAGCCTGGGGCCTCGGGCGTCACACGGGCAACGTATGGATTCGGTCGCTTCCCTGTGTCACGACCTGTCGCTGCCTGTCACCGCCGGCTCCGCGAAGTCGGTGCGGAAAAAATTCGGTGAGCCCGTACAACCCTCCCCCGACCTCGCGGGTCGTACTTGGCATCAGGACTCTTGGAGGGGGATCTGGGGGGATCGCGGGGGTTCTGATGGGGAGGGGAAACCCGAGGGGGCCCGGTCATCGACCGGGCCCCTTCGAAATGTCCGGCCCGCTTCACCCGGTGTGTGCCACGAACCGTTCCGCCGTCTCCGCGAGGACCTCGCGGCCGTCGCGGGCCCACAGCGCGTCGTTGAACAGCTCGACCTCGATGGCGCCCGTGTAACCGGCCGCCTCGACGTGGCCCTGCCACTCCCGCATGTCGATCGAGCCGTCGCCGATCTGGCCGCGACCGGTGAGGACGCCCTCCGGCAGCGGGGTCGTCCAGTCCGCGAGCTGGAAGGTGTGGATACGGCCGCCGGCGCCCGCGCGGGCGATCTGCGCGGGCGCGTTGTCGTCCCACCAGATGTGGTACGTGTCCACCGTGACGCCGACCTGCTGAGCGGGGAAGCGCTCCGCGAGGTCGAGGGCCTGGGCGAGCGTGGAGACCACGCAGCGGTCGGAGGCGAACATGGGGTGCAGCGGCTCGATGGCGAGCCTCACCCCGTGCTCCTCTGCGTACGGGCTCAGGACCGCCAGGGCGTCCGCGATGCGTTCGCGGGCGCCGTGCAGGTCCTTGGAGCCCGCCGGGAGGCCGCCGGAGACCAGCACCAGGGTGTCGGTGCCGAGGGCGGCGGCCTCGTCGACCGCGCGCCGGTTGTCGTCCAGGGCGGCGGCCCGCTCGTCCGGGTCGATCGCCGTGAAGAACCCGCCACGGCACAGGGTGGTGACCGTCAGGCCCGCGTCGCGGACCAGCTTGGCCGTCTCCTCGACGCCGTACGACTGGACGGGCTCGCGCCACAGACCGACGTTGCCGATGCCCAGATCGCGGCAGGCGTCGACCAGTTCCGGCAGGGACAGCTGCTTGACCGTCATCTGGTTGATGGAGAAGCGGGAGAGGTCGCCGGTCACTGGTTCACCCCGTACAGGGACAGCAGGTTCTTCATGCGCTCCTCGGCCAGCTTCGGGTCCGGGAACAGGCCCAGGCCGTCGGCGAGTTCGTAGGCGCGCGCGAAGTGCGGGAGGGAGCGGGCCGACTGGAGCCCGCCGACCATCGTGAAGTGCGACTGGTGGCCGGACAGCCAGGCGAGGAAGACCACGCCCGTCTTGTAGAAGCGGGTCGGCGCCTGGAAGAGGTGCCGGGACAACTCGACCGTGGGGTCGAGGAGTTCGCGGAAGCCCTTGGCGTCCCCGGTGTCCAGCACCCGGACCGCCTCGGCGGCGAGCGGGCCCAGCGGGTCGAAGATGCCGAGCAGGGCGTGGGAGAAGCCCTGCTCGTCGCCCGCGATCAGCTCGGGGTAGTTGAAGTCGTCGCCGGTGTAGCAGCGCACGCCCTGCGGGAGCCTGCGGCGGATGTCGATCTCGCGCTGCGCCTCCAGGAGCGAGACCTTGATGCCGTCGACCTTGTCCGGGTGGGCGGCGATGACCTCCAGGAAGGTGTCGGTCGCCGCGTCCAGGTCGGACGAGCCCCAGTAGCCCTCCAGGGCCGGGTCGAACATCGGGCCCAGCCAGTGCAGGACGACCGGCTCGGCGGCCTGGCGCAGGAGGTGGCCGTAGACCTCCAGGTAGTCCTCGGGGCCCTTGGCGGCCGCCGCGAGGGCGCGGGAGGCCATCAGGATGGCCCGGGCACCGGACTGCTCGACGAGGGCGAGCTGCTCCTCGTAGGCGGCCCGGACCTCGTCCAGGGTCGCGGGTCCGGTGAGCTGGTCGGTGCCCACTCCGCAGGCGATGAGGCCGCCGACCGACTTGGCCTCGGCGGCGCTGCGCCGGATCAGCTCGGCCGCGCCCGCCCAGTCCAGGCCCATCCCGCGCTGGGCGGTGTCCATCGCCTCGGCGACCCCGAGGCCGTGCGACCACAGGTGTCGGCGGAAGGCGAGGGTGGCGTCCCAGTCGACGGCGGCCGGGGAGTCCGGCGTGGAGTCGGCGAACGGGTCGGCGACGACATGCGCCGCCGAGAAGACCGTACGGGAGGTGAAGGGGGTGCCGGGGGTGGCGGCGAGGGGTTCCTTGCGGGGCTCGTAGGCCCTGAAGCCCCCCTGGAAGTCGGGGAGTCGGATCGTCACAGCTGGATCTCCGGTACGTCGAGACGGCGGCCCTCCGCCGAGGACTTCAGGCCCAGTTCGGCGAGCTGGACACCGCGGGCGCCGGCGAGGAGGTCCCACTGGTAGGGGGCGTCGGCGTAGACGTGCTTGAGGAAGAGCTCCCACTGGGCCTTGAAGCCGTTGTCGAACTCGGCGTTGTCCGGGACCTCCTGCCACTGGTCGCGGAAGACCTCGGTGGCGGGGATGTCCGGGTTCCAGACCGGCTTCGGGGTGGCGGAGCGGTGCTGGACGCGGCAGTTGCGCAGACCGGCGACGGCGGAGCCCTCGGTGCCGTCGACCTGGAACTCGACGAGCTCGTCGCGGTTGACGCGGACGGCCCAGGAGGAGTTGATCTGGGCGATCGCGCCGCCGTCGAGCTCGAAGATGCCGTAGGCGGCGTCGTCGGCGGTGGCGTCGTAGGGCTTGTCGTTCTCGTCCCAGCGCTGCGGGATGTGGGTGGCGGTGAGGGCCTGGACGGTCTTCACACGGCCGAACAGCTCGTGGAGCACGTACTCCCAGTGCGGGAACATGTCGACAACGATGCCACCGCCGTCCTCGGCCCGGTAGTTCCAGCTCGGACGCTGGGCCTGCTGCCAGTCGCCCTCGAAGACCCAGTAGCCGAACTCGCCGCGGATCGAGAGGATCCGGCCGAAGAAGCCGCCGTCGATGAGGCGCTTCAGCTTGAGCAGACCCGGCAGGAAGAGCTTGTCCTGGACGACGCCGTGCTTGATGCCCTTCGCCTCGGCGAGGCGGGCCAGCTCCAGGGCGCCGTCGAGACCGGTGGCGGTGGGCTTCTCGGTGTAGATGTGCTTGCCGGCGGCGATCGCCTTCTTGATGGCCTCCTCGCGCGCGGAGGTCACCTGGGCGTCGAAGTAGATCTCGACGGTCGGGTCGGCGAGGACCGCGTCCACGTCGGTGGAGACGTTCGCCGGGTCCAGGCCGTGCTGCTCGGCGAGGGCCTTCAGCGCGTGCTCACGGCGGCCCACGAGGATCGGCTCGGGCCACAGCACGTTGCCGTCACCGAGGTCGAGGCCGCTCTGCTCGCGGATGGCGAGGATGGAGCGGACGAGGTGCTGGCGGTAGCCCATGCGCCCCGTCACACCGTTCATGGCGATACGCACCGTCTTGCGTGTCACGTCATTCCCTTCACAGGAGTCGTACGCGGTTGTGCGCGCCGCGCACGCCCTACTGATGAGCGTTACAGCAAGCGCTTTCTATTCAAGAAGAAGCTAGCCTCTCAGCAGCGGTCTGGACAAGA is a genomic window containing:
- a CDS encoding ribokinase produces the protein MYDYDLLVVGSANADLVIGVERRPGAGETVLGSDLAVHPGGKGANQAVAAARLGARTALLARVGDDGHGRLLLDSQRAAGVDTVGVLVGGAPTGVALITVDPSGDNSIVVSPGANGRLTPGDVRAAVSLFHASRVVSTQLEIPLETVLEVVRNLSPDSRFVLNPSPPQPLPTEILAACDPLIVNEHEAKVILGDACVSDVPEDWARLLLAKGPRSVVVTLGAEGSLVASSAGVTRVASVKVDAVDTTGAGDAFTAALAFRLGAGAQLAEAAAYASRVGAVAVTRKGAQDSFPTSEEVEAL
- the rbsD gene encoding D-ribose pyranase — translated: MKKAGILNRHLSGALAELGHGDGVLVCDAGMPIPDGPRVVDLAFRAGVPSFAEVLDGLLAELVVEGGTAAEEVRDANPATAELLDARLPELHLVSHDKLKELSAGARLIVRTGEARPYANVLLRCGVFF
- a CDS encoding DUF5937 family protein — its product is MLRIHFTPDDLTRIRVASTPDPLWEITFSLQRLQTSQGRWAFADWHRSTRATLSGTRLGTAVSRLLIPVLPRARYLPDFLTPEESADGLERGLAAILDTPPDRVAHEMDLLERISGAPDWAPRLAERTCRDELVRLLRAYHDAVVAPHHDRMCEALAGERVILARSTLDVGVGGLLARLSPAMSWRPPVLHVDYVEDRDLYLEGRGLRFIPSYFCWQLPMALADDTLRPVLVYPVHGARPPAPAMPEAALSALLGRTRAAALRAVALGMTTSELARFLGVSPATAAHHTTVLRDAGLSTSRRLQNTVLHTLTPLGAAMLRRPSPAERAGAAVPSDF
- a CDS encoding sugar phosphate isomerase/epimerase family protein, whose protein sequence is MTVKQLSLPELVDACRDLGIGNVGLWREPVQSYGVEETAKLVRDAGLTVTTLCRGGFFTAIDPDERAAALDDNRRAVDEAAALGTDTLVLVSGGLPAGSKDLHGARERIADALAVLSPYAEEHGVRLAIEPLHPMFASDRCVVSTLAQALDLAERFPAQQVGVTVDTYHIWWDDNAPAQIARAGAGGRIHTFQLADWTTPLPEGVLTGRGQIGDGSIDMREWQGHVEAAGYTGAIEVELFNDALWARDGREVLAETAERFVAHTG
- a CDS encoding dihydrodipicolinate synthase family protein, which codes for MTIRLPDFQGGFRAYEPRKEPLAATPGTPFTSRTVFSAAHVVADPFADSTPDSPAAVDWDATLAFRRHLWSHGLGVAEAMDTAQRGMGLDWAGAAELIRRSAAEAKSVGGLIACGVGTDQLTGPATLDEVRAAYEEQLALVEQSGARAILMASRALAAAAKGPEDYLEVYGHLLRQAAEPVVLHWLGPMFDPALEGYWGSSDLDAATDTFLEVIAAHPDKVDGIKVSLLEAQREIDIRRRLPQGVRCYTGDDFNYPELIAGDEQGFSHALLGIFDPLGPLAAEAVRVLDTGDAKGFRELLDPTVELSRHLFQAPTRFYKTGVVFLAWLSGHQSHFTMVGGLQSARSLPHFARAYELADGLGLFPDPKLAEERMKNLLSLYGVNQ
- a CDS encoding Gfo/Idh/MocA family oxidoreductase, translating into MTRKTVRIAMNGVTGRMGYRQHLVRSILAIREQSGLDLGDGNVLWPEPILVGRREHALKALAEQHGLDPANVSTDVDAVLADPTVEIYFDAQVTSAREEAIKKAIAAGKHIYTEKPTATGLDGALELARLAEAKGIKHGVVQDKLFLPGLLKLKRLIDGGFFGRILSIRGEFGYWVFEGDWQQAQRPSWNYRAEDGGGIVVDMFPHWEYVLHELFGRVKTVQALTATHIPQRWDENDKPYDATADDAAYGIFELDGGAIAQINSSWAVRVNRDELVEFQVDGTEGSAVAGLRNCRVQHRSATPKPVWNPDIPATEVFRDQWQEVPDNAEFDNGFKAQWELFLKHVYADAPYQWDLLAGARGVQLAELGLKSSAEGRRLDVPEIQL